The DNA segment CAGCATCTGTAGTGTGAGATTACTTACTCTTGTAAATGCGCTTTCTGTATTCAGATCTGCCTCAGTGTTCAAATTTCAGCAAAATCTTAGTTTTTGATCTGTAAGGGCTTAATTTCTCCTATAATTATCAAGAGCTGTGTGAATAGTTCTGCGTTTCTCTCTCGAGCTGAGGATGAATTTTGCATATTGTGGCCTATATTTGTCTTTTCTGGAATTGGCAGTCATTGAGAGTTCCTCCTTATGGGGATGATAGGCGCTTAACATTTCTTTTCACCTATAGATATTATGCTTTTCGTATGCATTAGtcagaattaaattatttaaatttagtGAGTTTAACTTAATAAGATGCTTGGTTTTGTACTTTATTTAATTCTGTATTAGCAGCTATccatgatttgtttttctcctcccctctttaTAGTTTGTTGTGGAAACAATGAAATTCTTTCCTAGTTTGGAAAGGAAAATTGGCACTCACAGAAACCAGACTAGTTGGTCAGATTTAATTTTGTGTCATTATTTTCTAGGATAAGTCTCGCAGCCTTGCTGTACACTCTGCGCAGGCACTGTTGAATACGGACGATGACATTATAGTGGCTCACGTAGGTTCCCATCTGACCATTGCCCATATGTCAGCGCTGACAATTCACAGCACATCCAGAATTTTTGTTTGTGGTGTAAAATCTTCAGCAAAAGCAGCTGAACTGAGGAACTTGTTCAGTCCCATGGGATGTGAAAGTAGGTGTTAAAACAGTTGGTATGCATGAAGTATTGTAATGTAGATGTTTGTGATATCTACAAATATGACATACTTCTGTCGGGATTCAGAGATCTCTTGTTTGAGGATTTGGGGAGGGCAGTAACAACTTATTTTTTCGACAGGGTAAACTGACAGCTCCTCAGCTATAATCACGTTAATGAAAGGTTGCAGACTAACCGTCAGATATGCAGGCTCCTGAAGTGTCAGTGAAGTTTTCCATATAAGTAGTAACTGTACAGTGGTTGGTGTAGCTGGGAATTTTTGGGTCCATTTACTTGGTGTCCTGGCTGTTGCTTTCAGTCTGATTTTCACCTGTTTAATCAAATTGAGTGTTAATCAAAACCACATGCACTTATCTGGTTTACCTGGAGGACACAATCAGAACAGAATACAAGAGGACTTTGGAATCCCGTTAGCAGACTTTTCAGTGGAATGAAAGTCTAGTCCTTCAGTccctttgaaatcagtgggacGTACTTTTGGAGTATCTAGCTTTATGGAAGTCTGTGTAACACTGCAGTCTTGtgagtttttccctttttttcagatattcagTTGTTACATGAAGACTTCACTGAGATTGAACCAACAGACTCGAGACTTCAAAATGCGAAAGTTGTTTTGCTGCTACCACGATGCTCTGGGATGGGTGTTGGCAATCCAATAGACTTTATTGTAAATGAACACGGAGGTAACCTTTGACACAATAGCTACCTTATACTTTCTGCTAGAAATAGTATTCAAGTCTTGTGGTCTGGACTTCATAGCTGCTTCAGTAAAtcatataattttataaaatactcttccttttacatttttaactactataaaacatatatattaaataaCTTGCATAATTCTGTATGTGTAATGTATATGCAGGCTACTATggaaatataaaagaagaaataaattacacaCATGATTTTTCCACAAAAAGCGAGCAAGAATGTATTTGGcctaaaacaaaatctttctagGTGGCACTGAAGGATTAAGAGTGTTTTGTAAAGGCGATTTCAAGTCGATAGTATGAAGTTTGAGGGTTATTCTGGGGAGCAGAGCATgtatagtttttcttttaaagtaaaaagagTATAGGTAGAACAGTTATTTCAAGATACCAATGAGTATATATAATTTTCCCTTGTTACATTCCTTTATTATATAGTGTATAAGTACACTGTACAATTTTCATTAAATAGAAACAAGTAAGAGGCAGTAGTAAAGTAAAGGTAAAGAAGGAAAGAACCATTTAGGCATTCCTTGGTATTCTAATTCATAAAACCTGCCTTCCCACTGCTCCAGGAATAAAGAGGTCTGTTACCAAAGCGTTTTCTACAAACAGAGGAATTTTAAGACACTAATACAAGTTGCATTAATAAATTTACAACTCTTTGCATTTAGATGCAGGATTGCTAAGAGACCTTTTCCAAGGATCTGTATCTGAGGATAAACTCAATACTCTTGCTGAGCGGCAGCTTAATGAGTTGATGCACGCAATGAAATGTAAGTGTGCGAGCTCTTGGATTTCTGGGAACATCTTGTGCTGTCAAGTCCACTGTACTGCCACCGGTTTTCATATAGTTAAAAATACACTGGTTGCTCTATTAGTTATCCGTAAGTGTGTAACCAAACCCCCTAAATAATGATCTCCTCAAGTTTAAAGGTATATTTGTGTCCTAGTATTCACCATCCATTAATACAATAATCTTCAGCGTTGTGTAGAGAACTGGCTTAGTCACACTCTGCCTTGGAAAAGTAAACGTAGCCTGACACCACTGCCATGCTGCcactttcttcccccctcctttgGCAGCTGTGTGAAAGGACTGGATACAGCCCTGAATTTCTGCTGAAATCGGCAAATATTTGAAAaggttttaattattaaaaaacagtAGAGATGGAATGCTAATGTGTGCAGGAGGATATATTTTATTGGTAAAAACGACGTCCAAGCATAATTCTTATGCTGGTTTCAGTCCTTATTAAACCTCTGCATGTATGAAGAATTTGAAcagtagaaaatttttttttctttgttttgtagttACCAAAGTACAAGCTATTGTTTACTGCACTTGTTCGGTGTACCCAGAAGAAAACGAACTAGTAGTGAAAAAAGCACTGGAATCTGGAGTGGAAGGAAACAAACTGCAACCATATAGGTATGGAATAAGTAGTTTTGTCTATGGAAAAATTAAGTATAACTTTAAATTGTAGCATAATTCTTATCCTAGGCTGATCTGTGTCTTGCATTAGatgtttaacatttaaaatagttttttgcCTCCTCTCATTCCCTTCCTTTTGACGTTAGGAGAGTACTAAGTAGCATCCTCTTGACTCTTTCATCTAATATTTTTGTTCCCATCTGAAATTGAGATGGGAGGAAAGCATCACTGGTTGGAAATAACATTGTGGTGAGCTTCTGATAGAGCTATTGCTCTCATCCCATTGGTATTCAGAGAACGAAGCTAGTTTAGGATAAAAAGGAGACTAGAACTTGCTAGCATCCCCTCAGCTTCTCACCTGGAACAAccagtttcaaaggaaaaagaaaccaagtcttaaaataatacagaagaatAAGAACCTCTGCTGTAGGATTGCTCGTCCCTGTATTCAGAAGAATGACTTTTGGGGGGGGACAGGTTACAGTAAGAGAACATCCTGTGCAATCATGACAAATacaaatatgtatgaaaaaatTATGTGTGTTGTACACTTTATATGTAGTTCAAACCTGTCAGCTGTCACCCCCGTCAGCTGGAACAATTGTTAAAAGACTGATGGGTACTTTTCTGgattttcctttcagtcataGCAGACAAATGCAAACAGTTGGCACTTGCTTGCACAGAGATATAATAGTTGATTACAGGATGCAGGTTAAAAGAGTTTATGTTGCCAAAAGCACAGGAGAatgatactgtatttttaaatttttatattatcTTAGTTTATGTTAATAACTTGGCCAGCGTGGGGAAAGGTACTGTGGCTcaagatatcatagaatcacagaatagtttgggttggaagggacctttaaaggtcatctagtccaacctcccctgcgacgagcagggacatcttcaactagatcaggtggctcagagccccgtccaacctgaccttgagtgtttccagggatggggcatctaccacctctctgggcagcctgggccggTGTtccaccaccttcattgtaattCAGTGTGGTTAAATTTTGCGTGATTAAAATGGTGTTAACTGGGGCCGTtccaaagacttttaaaaataggtatcATCTTATGCACAACGTTAAGATACAGTACAACAAAATGCATCTTCTTGCAAATCACCAGTAGAAAAGAGCAGCCTGCTTGAATTTTTATGCTAAATGGGATGAAATCAAGGTATGTCATGCCGATGATGCTCTGCTAGTCCAAAAGCATTTTGGGTTTTAAATTTGTGAAGTCTGCCGTGCCTTGACCTCTATGCGGCTGTTACTCTATGGGGAGAACTAGGGGGACCTTGGAACATAATGGTCTCTGAATTATTTAAACGTGAATAGTACATACATTCATGATACATATAACagaatttgtgttaaaaaaaattctgagattttttttttttttctggagctttaattttttcaggaaaaaaatccccccttGTCTAAaacacctcccctccccctgAAGCCAAAACAAAATCTGTTGTGTTTTGCAGAAATGTGAGTCTTGTCGTACCACCAAATTATACTTTTACTTTCAAATACAAGGCAATCTCCGATGGTAAGAAAGggacaaaaaaattacattaggaTTTTTGCAGGCCTGAGCAAATTTGTGACTGAAGACTGATTGAACTTCGTAACTGACAATTCCGGAATCGGTTTCTCCTTCACTGTCACACGCGTATCTTGGATGTTTTCATGCATAGTTCTTGCTACAATAAAGCTGCTGGAAACCAGCATAAACAGAGCAGTAATAGAACaccataaataaaatatatagtgCGATTATGGTTGTCTTAAGATGAAAGCTCAAGCCATTTAAGATGCACGTACAACTTTTACAGTTTGCGGTACGCTTTCCTTAGAATGAATTAGGTAACTTACTTGACTAAAAGGATGCAGGATAGAATGAAAAAACGTGTTGCAGAATTACTAGCCCCTGTGTTCACAGTAGTGGTTTTGAGAGGCAAGTTCTACTAATAAAACATCCTGTGTGATCATCACATCTACttaatattaatttccttttccaagAAAATAGGGGCTTTCAGGAAACTCTTATGCCAGTTGTGTTCATGTGTGTTGTATCTTTTGGGATTACTCTGCACTGCTGGAGTGTTGCCTGACAAAATAAGGCCATACTGGAGTTTGGCGGCATAGAGCTGCTCTTAGGGCTGTGACATCGTAAAGGTGATTTCAAACATGTACCCACTGTCTAAGCTGAGTTTACCTTGAGGATGCGACAGAGTTTATAGCAAAGGCTTTACCTTACGTGAGGGTACACATGGCAAATGGGTGGGTATAGATGAGAATCTAAACCATTCATGTGTGATAGGCCCTTTGGCCTATGAAATTTGAGTTAATTTCTGCATCAATTTTGAGGGTCAGACCATCTGTTAAAGAGATTCCTGGTAAAAGTAATCTGTATACATCAATCAAGATAaagattgtcttttttttgtattgaatGACCTGATCTAAAAGCAAAAATCTCCTATGTCATAGGACATAGAGTTTTATTTACTAATGCAAGGAGGATGTGGGCCTTGTAGTCTGTTTTACCAGGTTTCAGGGgacataacaaaaaaaatccagagagggacatacaaaaaaaaaatccagattacAGTGAAAACTTGGGAAGAAACAGTTTTGCGGACTTTCCATTAGAAATGGGAAAGCCAGCCAAACCAGGATATTGCTTACAAATATTGAATGTATTTCTCCGTAACCATCTTGGAGCAAAGCTGTGTTTCAAGAGGATCAGCGGACCACTGAGGACGGGCTGTATCTTACAGTCCGCAGCAAGGTGAAGAGGAGGGGGTAAAAGATGCTTAAGGACATTTTGATagtatttttctgtactgaaacaGCTTGGCAGGAATTTAGCAACTTTATGAGCCAAGTCCTTGAGGCCTGATAACAACAGGTAGGGATTACTGGAATACAGGGAGAACGTGAGAAAAGGCtggttcttccttccttccttccttcctgatgCATTGCAGAACTGtaaatttgaaaaacagcatTCAATTATTACAAATAGGCAAATTTTTCTAACCTACGATTTTTAGCTTAGATTGATATATTATTTATTATGAGCATATCGTTAATAACTCAAAGTCAGCACTTCTGCAATTTCTGTGTACTGCTCAGTGTTTTCAGAGCATTCCCCAACTTCATGGACAACTTGATAATCCAGGAATAACAGACCTGCAAAAGAACATAGTTAATTAGGTTCCCACATATTTATTATCTGGTGGCTAATtattggaaaaaatggaaaaaccagAATAAATTCTAAAAAGCTGAATTCTCATGTCTTCTTGAATTGCAGTTTTCTAAAATTAAGATAAGCCTCTATAAGACTACCATTAAAAGACATAATTTGGAAGTTACTGTTAATATATCcttgtttatttccttttatattcttaaaatgttattcttctggtcatttgtttattttttacaggCTTATTCCTCCTGTTTTTTCTACTTGCAAGAATTCAGAGCCTTCCACTGAAACCTTTTTCAAGATGGAGCCATCAGAAATTTCCAGTGGCTGTTTTCTAGCTATTCTAGCAAGAAAGGTAAGCTAAGAAAACgaccatttaaaaacatttcacagaaaaagagTATCGCCATTTTTCCATAAAGGAATATATGaaattaaagatttaaaaaaaaataaaaatcctggcTGTTCTTTAGTTGTCTTAAGAACAAAGGAGAGGTGAGCAATCGAAATGTGCCACCTCCAGAGTTTTATGCGGAGTGCAGGCTTCCGACATGTGCCTTTTCTTCTGGAGCTGGTTGTGATCAGAGCAGTTTCTTGATCCGCGCCGGTGCTAGGAACGTCTAGGGGAAACATATTGTGGCCGTCACACCTCGGAGTGAAGTACGCAGCTTGATTAGACTCCTGATAAGTAGTGTTCAGTCGCGTTAGTTGTTATGTCTGTGTGTGTCACCAGGATTTGCCAGTATCCAAGCAGACAGTGTCACCTGGAGGGATTAAAACCTCATTATAATTTGACTAAAATAGGTATGAATATGTTTCCTTCCAAAACTAAGGCATATGCAAATCTGGCTTGAAAGGCAGGGGGCTTTCGCTGAGTAAACGGGAAAGTCTTGGCATGATTCCTGAGGAAAGGCCTTAAAGGGCTAGTTTGCATCTCTGAGCATCAACATTTTCCTGGGGCGCCTGAGAAAAGTAGGGCTTTTTTCACAAGAGGAAAGGGGGGAGCTAATTAGAATTTCATTGAAAATTAAAGATAGGAGTTTTGGTTATTGTACCACTTTCTGTCATACTGCAATTACAGCGCTTGAAAGAAGCTTGTGTCATGGGGAGAATTAGAAGAGGAAGATTTTATTAGAGTAAGAGAATCACAAAGGAAACGCCTTTCAAGTTACCTATTATTGACTTCTTCTCAATGTAGAATATTTTTTAGGCTGGCTGCCTGAGCTAGTAAGTTTTAGTTATATCTGCCATATTCTCTCCCTCCACAGAAACACTTTTGTTTTGGTTAGTTGATTTGAATAATTTTTGAGTCAAATTCTAACACACAGAAACAATTGCTCCTCATGGCATCAAAGGCCATTTTTTAGGTGGCTCTGGAAAGAAGCATTTTCTGTGAGGCATAAAATGTGTACTGTGAAGCATATTTTCAACTgaaatttctggttttcaggTACCTACCCCTCTTCTTGGCTAGTTGTAAATAGTTTCTTCCCCATTGCTTCTCTTTACATCTTTGGATACTGACGTGGTTCCCAGGCAGTCTGGTTTGAGAGTTCTTTGTTTGTGTATCATGAAAAAGGATTTTCATTATCatgaaaaatattcctgtttaatGTTGTTGataatatttcagtattttagtaattatttctGATACACACCCGGGTGCTATTACAGATGAGTTAGAGCGCGCGTCAGCGTGGGAGCTGTGTACTACTGTAGAGGGCAAAGTCAAAGCAAATGCTCAGCTACCATTTCTCACAGCACTCACGTTCTTAATGTCTTGAAGAAATAGTTTGGTGAGCATTTATCACGTGTGACTTAAGTCTTTCGGCTAGATTCTGCCATAGATTTCTCATGGATTAAATTCTGAGGAATTTTGGGATTACAGTATCGAGTTTGCAGCTCTGTGTTGTGGCTtagatttattgttttttccttggaaattttCAGAAAGATTCTTCTGAAAATGTGTCTGTTAAAGACATTTTGGCTCGTGCTGCATCAAAAGGACTACTAGAAGGCCTTCTtgcagaaaaatcaaaggaagagGAGACAAAGCAACCGAAAGTAACACAACGCAGAAATAACGTTACTGCTGGTGGTATGAAGCTGAAGATTGCAGAGTTCCTTCACCGTCAAACTGTATCTAATACTAAGGCTGAAGTTTCCCTGCCTAAAGCAGTCAGTGACATACAACAAAAGAACGTCAACCTAACAAGCAGCTACTCTCAGCTGAAGAAACCCTTCAACCCCGTCTCAGACACAGCTTTGCCTAGAGCGCGGAAGCAAACATCTCCCGTGGCACCTACGGGCAAGGCCTGTCAGAGACAGACACTGGCTAGAAAGGCACACGCAGAACGGAAGAGGCTTGTGTTGAAGACCGTGGAGATTGTTTTGCCTCCAGTGATGACGCCATACATAAGtcagcaagaaaacaaacccaggaCATCAACTCATCCCTGCTTTCATGGCTGGACTGGAGCAAAGGGTGGTCGGGTACCTCCGCCGCCTTCGGGTGGGAGGGTACTTCCACCACCTCTGGCCAGAGCGGTCAAGCCAACGGTGCTCAGCCGGCCTCGACCATGGCTGTAAGACTCTTCAGACTTCGTCCCTACCTTTACAGAAAGGGTAAAGATTCCTGTATATATTAATACACTTAGATTACAGTATATCTGTATGCAGGATAATCTTGCTGTGCAAAATCGATATATTTTGGGATATTTGCACGGAAATACCCATGTTAGCAATTTTAAACTGGTAACTACACTTAAAGGGAATGCAGCACAGTGGCATTAGGCTGACAGACCATTAGGGGGTGAGATCAAAAAAACTACAGCTTCTTGCTGTGCACTTTTAAGTGACAAAGTatacagttggttttttttccccttgtgacCTGCGTAGATGTGTAGGAATACTCAATTTCAATTTGATGGGGCTATTTCTCTTTACAAGTGCTAGATACCATTTCTGTAAGTTACTATTTAGACTGTGACACGTGGAAAGTAAGTCCCGCACAGAAAGCCAGTTAGCTCACCTTTATTTCTAAAAGTAGATGTGCACTTTTGTACAGACAGCTGGCCGAGGATGcgagagccctggcacaggctttCTGGTACTTGCTCCTTTGGTTTCTACTCAGGTGTGCTTCAAAATAGTAACAATGAAAACTATATTCTCATGCTAAAAATACTGAATTGTCAACATAATGGTCATATCAGCCCACGTCACGGGTCATGACTGCTTTGCACCAACTTGCTTAACGCAAGCAGTCTTAGTTGAAAAGAGCTGCGACGGGCGAAGTaagtaagttatttttataaatggTATTGCTAGTCAGCCGGATAGTGACTGAACACAGAGTACTCTGTCGAAATAGCTGTAGACTTCTAACCTCTCTTTTGCtagcaaataaatataaaataaaataattgtttaagtATCTACAGTTGTATTGTAATCTGAGCAGAGGATAAAAGGGACACATAGTGATACTTTTAACAAGAACCTGATTTAGTGTTAAATATGGACagtataaagaaggaaaatggcaaaCAATGATGGAATGACTGTAAGAGGAACCCGAAGAGTTGTATTTATTTAGGTTTTACTGTTGCAGAAGTGAAACAAAGGCAGCATAGCAATACAGAACGGCAGACGCAGCCGTGGCCCAGAAGAGAAGTTTTCCTCTAGGCAATCATTTAAGATATTTGGCAAGAGCGTTGCCAGTAGTGTCAACAATATGGTATGGAATCTTAACCTACTTGAGACTGGATGTAGACCCATGCGGAGAAAACGTTTTaacatctctttttctcctcaccCACCCCAGTCAATGCAGCTGGCTCAGCGCTTCCTTTAGAAGAAGGGGTGCGAGTGATGCTACACCAGCAGCGCAGACAGCTGGCTCTTGTTCGTCAGACAAATGTTGCTGCTTCACTGAATTACTGAAAATTTCTTCTGGCGTTTCAATCTGAGCCAGCTGCCCTGTTCAAAGGCATCGCTCACCTGCTGTACGTCCCTGCGAGTaacccctcctcctttcctgttCCAGTAACAGGATGAACTCCCTCCACTCTTGTTTCTGAGACCAACTCGTAGGGATAAATCTAGACCTACGTCTAGACCTATGCATGCAATGtatagaactgaaaaaaaaataaaaatccccatttttatttcaaaaccatCTTGGAGGAGAAGATATTCTACATGTTAGATGAAAGGAACGGGCAGTAAGGAGATCTGTGGTTTTTTCAATAAGATTGCTAAGTGCTTAAAATAGAGATTCTGCAGTTAGAGAACTAAActctattttttaaatcaaaatctgTATCATTCATTTATTAAACgtaattaaaaatacttctaaatgAACATACATGTGTCTTATGTTAGAAGTTCTGCACTACTTAACGTAATACGCACCGTCATGTCCCACAGTTGGCCTGGTCTTGCTTTCAGGAGTCGTACAGAGGCTACACCAGTCCAAATCTCCCTGTCTTGCCAAGAACAGCGACGAGCTGGTTGTGAAGAAGTTGGCTGTGCAGGTCAGCAGAACAACACCTGGTGGCAACGCCGGGGGCTGACTGCAGGCGGTTTGTAGGTAGAAGCCTGTGCGCTCGGTTCAATGGCTGAGTCAGCTCAATGACTTTTTACAGTAAACCTGTATCTTATGTAAGTAATTTGCTGTACTCCAGCGAGGTACTTGTAATTTTCAACTCAAACCCGCTGATGCAGCTTTACAGATAAGAAGAGTCCATTGTACTGCTGTTGCCTCTCAACAACCCGTctgtttttccctcccctccaccaCAATTCGGAACAAAAGAAATAATCTCCCACTTTCATGGACTTC comes from the Chroicocephalus ridibundus chromosome 5, bChrRid1.1, whole genome shotgun sequence genome and includes:
- the NSUN7 gene encoding putative methyltransferase NSUN7 gives rise to the protein MLGSKSNLVSLHEDVTNDTSDLSEKKISDEKGSVEKRTMTLIEKNGYHDSVYINAAKIFQGIHTKKHKDRILVRYGDDSVSPMLTFKDEYFQRVSYELAFNALKYQDLLEEILLDSCVYPCHSIPDELTCLLVVMLYDLQERKFQAREIFDEEEPVAEVRKIEHYLYSFRTKLAAALARCRIKHDALSIECFLPETIRKQAQRASALPLCVWINTFKISLQDVFGDLKKKGFTRVESVSDLDRYTYCMDQHCNDVLVFPSSLKEELLNLDLFADCKLVLQDKSRSLAVHSAQALLNTDDDIIVAHVGSHLTIAHMSALTIHSTSRIFVCGVKSSAKAAELRNLFSPMGCENIQLLHEDFTEIEPTDSRLQNAKVVLLLPRCSGMGVGNPIDFIVNEHGDAGLLRDLFQGSVSEDKLNTLAERQLNELMHAMKFTKVQAIVYCTCSVYPEENELVVKKALESGVEGNKLQPYRLIPPVFSTCKNSEPSTETFFKMEPSEISSGCFLAILARKKDSSENVSVKDILARAASKGLLEGLLAEKSKEEETKQPKVTQRRNNVTAGGMKLKIAEFLHRQTVSNTKAEVSLPKAVSDIQQKNVNLTSSYSQLKKPFNPVSDTALPRARKQTSPVAPTGKACQRQTLARKAHAERKRLVLKTVEIVLPPVMTPYISQQENKPRTSTHPCFHGWTGAKGGRVPPPPSGGRVLPPPLARAVKPTVLSRPRPWL